The window TTACATCGAAGGGCGGACAAGAAAAATTATCAAACGTATCTTGGCCTGATCCATTATTCTCCAATTCCTGTCAGGGTCTGGgagttttgaaagagaatttTGAACCCTTAAGTGGTACCAAGTTTTTAAACCCTTCTGATGGAAGAACTTTAGACTTTTTTATTGTGGATGAACTGCCGAAAGGCTGTAATGCAATTGGGCTTTTTCCTGCATATGAACCTTCGCATAAACGACATTTCAGTGGATTACAACTATGTGCAGCAGTGATACGGCACAAACCATGTACTCAGGAGCAGAGATCGGCTGTCGAGGCAAGAATAACGAGCTCTCCACAAAGTGACAAGAATTTGGGAGATCTGAATGCACTCTCGTTGAGCGAGACTGATTTTCGCAGTTTGAAGGGACTGATGGACGCTTCTAGCAAGTCACAATCACTTTGGAGCCACGCTCGTGATCATGATAGAACTTGTCCCGGTGACATTATTCGTTGTACTCTAATGTCGCGTAAAGTGGATACAAATCAACTGTTGGATGAGTTTGGCAAACACTTTATTCTATACAGTTTGGTGTCCCAGGCGCTGAGAATTCGTCAAACAGTTGACAAATCTATAACATACAAGCCTTCGGAGCTTTCCCCCATAGACCAATACGTTCTACAAAAACTCCACGAATTGAACGAACTAGACACCCCTGCCTCTGTTTCGGAGATGATTCAGTACAAACAAGACTTCGATGATTTTTTGACCATCTTGAGCAGCTATCATTTTAGCATTGTGGCTGAAATGAAATCGTCAAGTCAAAATTACTTCCGCGATGGTGACAAGACTCCTAGAGCCGTAACAGTCTTTAGAGTCCTCCACGAGATTCTGCGTAACAGCAAACCATTCAAGATGTTTTACCCCAACCTGTCAGAGTACGCTACAAGAGCCCTACCTCAATCTTCACTCTCAAACGAATCACTTCCATTAagcaatgatgaagaggagtTGAATGTGGGCGCTAAAGCACTGATAATGTTCAAAAACATTACAGAGTTTGAGAGCGAAATGTACTACGACAGGTTAACCACAGCTCGACCATTGGAGATCGAGCCAATGGCCTCGCTGAAGACATGGAAAATCGTTATTCTTGCAAAAGATCCACTACCACAGGCGATCGAGAGAGCTTTGGTATTCAATTCACGAGTATATACTCAATGTGTCACAGATCTCGCACAGGCCACTCTAATTAAATTTGCAACATGCAAAGTACGCAAGATGATAGATGAAGATACATTTTTGTTCCTGTACCAATTACAAAGACCGCCAAAAGTCGACAGAGACCAGATGGTCGACGATATATTAGGTAAACTCGAAACTGCAGTCGCAGAAAGGGTATAAGTCATTACATAGCATCAATTTTGCCCTCTAATTCCTTCATTTTATGGTCCAACCCACTCAAGAATTCATTGGACCGCACATTCCAGGCAATGAATCGCTGCGCCAGCGCTAACGACCTGACCAAAAGGCCACTGCATGCTTCCAGCAACTTTGGTAATTCTTGAATCCGATAAATCTGCACAGGCGACACTTTCTCCAGACTTTCCATCTGCACCAAGTCCTCATACACTATATCCAGCTTCTGAAGGTCCCTACAAAACCTGTGCGACTGTCTCATAACTGCTCAATAACGTCTGTAATCTCTCAAGATAGTCTTCTTGTATAGAGTGATCCTTCACAGCATACGCTTGAATCAATTGCATCAGCTCGTCACTATATTCTCTACCTTCGCGGACCAACCGGCGCACCTCACGCTCCACAGAGGCCAGTTCAGAACTCAATTCTTTCTCCTCCAGCTTATTCACATCTCCAATGGCTAGTTCTAATCGCTCAACCCGCCCAAATAGCCCATCTAATACCTCAtaactcttcatctttaaGCTCATCTCTTAATAGTTAAGCTTAAAATTCTTCGGGTAACGAACTTTTTTTTCGAAGTAAGCAGGCTGGACGAGTTGGAACCCCTTTCTCTCTCTTGAACAACACTTGAAGGCCAAGAAAGGTCCATAGGTGGTCTTAGAGGGTCAATTGAGTAGTCATTAGCCACTCACACACGTTATAAACTTTCAATAATGTCTAGATCTGGGTATGTTGCACAATTGAGGTTGCGAGGGTTCTCGAGATAAGGTTTACTAACATTGGTGTCAAGTGTTGCTGTTGCAGATGAATCGCTACAGGCTttcaacgatttgaaattggGTAAGAAGTACAAGTTTGTGTTGTTCGCACTGAACGATGATAAGACCTCTATCGTTGTGAAGGAGACTTCTACAGATGCATCCTATGATGCATTCTTGGAAAAACTTCCAGAGAACGACTGTCTATATGCCGTTTACGATTTTGAATACGAAATCAACGGTAACGAAGGTAAGCGTTCCAAGATCGTTTTCTACACTTGGTCCCCAGATACTGCTCCAGTGAGATCCAAGATGGTTTACGCTTCTTCTAAAGATGCTTTGAGAAGAGCTCTGAACGGTGTTTCCACTGATATCCAAGGTACCGATTTCTCCGAAGTGTCTTACGAGACTGTCTTGGAAAAGGTCAGCAGAGGTGCTGGTTCCCATTAGATACCTGACTCGTGGAATAGAAAGTTGTGTATTGCAAGcaaaataataataaaaatACGTGCTAACTTTGTTTCTCTATAATTTGAAGGGCACCctgacgatgaagaagggTTCCTGGGTCAGTTTCCTGGTCCATACTAAGCGGTCCATCACGGTATCTGCAACGATAAACTGCCTGATGCCCCAATTGCCGGGGCTAAAGACTTCAGGAATCTTATTACTGAGTCCTGGGAAGAGTTTTTTGTAGAAATCCATGAAATCTGATACGTTATTTCTCTCGATAACAATTGATCCGCTTACTTCTTGGAACGAATCGTAGATAAATTGTGGGACTGAGAAGTCGAATTTTTGAGGGTATGAATCCATGTTTGCAACTCGAACAATCCATAGAAACAGTGCTTCTTTCATGCAGTTTTTCGTTAGAAGGTCATCATATTTTGTGACTCCGAAGGTCAAGAGTAAAC of the Torulaspora delbrueckii CBS 1146 chromosome 7, complete genome genome contains:
- the CBP2 gene encoding Cbp2p (similar to Saccharomyces cerevisiae CBP2 (YHL038C); ancestral locus Anc_4.4) is translated as MSSINWRALFFGTFRRQPTSNNYRYKHASPKIKRAVLNNFTKELENKELQEIVVQIDRQLYSAPVNKLREIIFRDATGPSRAIIKTIRSDPTRSSKTLRNVAISSWQNIAPIFAHPLNPISEFKAKGTASSFEYTCSISLTSKGGQEKLSNVSWPDPLFSNSCQGLGVLKENFEPLSGTKFLNPSDGRTLDFFIVDELPKGCNAIGLFPAYEPSHKRHFSGLQLCAAVIRHKPCTQEQRSAVEARITSSPQSDKNLGDLNALSLSETDFRSLKGLMDASSKSQSLWSHARDHDRTCPGDIIRCTLMSRKVDTNQLLDEFGKHFILYSLVSQALRIRQTVDKSITYKPSELSPIDQYVLQKLHELNELDTPASVSEMIQYKQDFDDFLTILSSYHFSIVAEMKSSSQNYFRDGDKTPRAVTVFRVLHEILRNSKPFKMFYPNLSEYATRALPQSSLSNESLPLSNDEEELNVGAKALIMFKNITEFESEMYYDRLTTARPLEIEPMASLKTWKIVILAKDPLPQAIERALVFNSRVYTQCVTDLAQATLIKFATCKVRKMIDEDTFLFLYQLQRPPKVDRDQMVDDILGKLETAVAERV
- the LDB18 gene encoding Ldb18p (similar to Saccharomyces cerevisiae LDB18 (YLL049W); ancestral locus Anc_4.3), with the translated sequence MRQSHRFCRDLQKLDIVYEDLVQMESLEKVSPVQIYRIQELPKLLEACSGLLVRSLALAQRFIAWNVRSNEFLSGLDHKMKELEGKIDAM
- the COF1 gene encoding cofilin (similar to Saccharomyces cerevisiae COF1 (YLL050C); ancestral locus Anc_4.2), with product MSRSGVAVADESLQAFNDLKLGKKYKFVLFALNDDKTSIVVKETSTDASYDAFLEKLPENDCLYAVYDFEYEINGNEGKRSKIVFYTWSPDTAPVRSKMVYASSKDALRRALNGVSTDIQGTDFSEVSYETVLEKVSRGAGSH